One Methanomassiliicoccales archaeon genomic window, TATCGTTACCTCGCATTATGAAATCAATGTTCTTACCTGATTCAACTGCCATATCCCTGACCATTCTGGGAAACCTCTTAAATATGAAATCCACTGGCACCATTCTAGTCTTCAGCACAATATCCTGAAGATCAGTCATTAGCCTGGCATTGGATTGCAACGTCTGTTTTAATTCTCGGTTTTTTAAGTTGCTCGCGATCTGATTTATACGAATATTGTTTATCATTATCTCGCCAACAAGATTCAGAAGTTGATCCAAAAGTTTGGCCTTAACACGTATCGATGCCCCTGAGCTATGGCCATCCCCCTTCGTATCCGTACTGCTCCCCTTTTTCTCCTCTGATTCCTTTTCCATTTGGATTTCCTTTTCTACTTCAATCTCGTAGGTGGTGATATTTGCATCAGCAATGGCCGTAACATTCTTAGCAACGCGAAGAAGCTCATCATCATCATGGTTCGTAGCGAGAAGTATGCTGAATTCAGCATCCTCTTCCTTGACCTCGTTAATGGTGGGAAGGGAAGATATTACAATCCCCACCTTCGAAAGGTTTCTTATTAATTGAAACGCCCTACCCTCTTTCAACTTACAGCCCGGTGAATAATAGGCAGTAAGTTTTACCAATTTCTTGCCTTCTTTTACAGCCTCCAACAACTGCTGTCGTTGGTCTCCAGCTAGGCTAAATCGTCCTCCCCCTGCCCGGGAAACAGGATTCTGCGAATCAATACGCTTTTGTTTTTTCGTCTCTTCAAGCATACATCTGATTCTTTCTTTAATTTCCTCGATGCTCGAATTCGTGGAGCCGCTGTAGGCTAACTCATTTAACATACGCTCAATGGTATCAAGGCCGCAGAAGAGAAGGGAAACCTGCTCCTTAGAAGGGGACTGTGCCCTTTCTTTAAGGACATCGAGAAAATCCTCCATCACATGACTAAGCTCTGAGATTGGCTCGATTCCCATTACAGCCGCAGTACCTTTTATAGTATGCAGAATGCGGTACGCTTCTTTAAGGGCTTCAGCTGAATAACCGTGTTCCTCTAATTGTAAAAGGGCAGAATTTACTATTTGCAGATTATCTCTCGCTTCCTCGATGAACGCGTCCATGTACTGCGTCTTATCCATAGGATCATACTCCTACTTCCGTCATCGCCATGACGATATGCCTAGCAATCTGGTCTATAGCCGCCACTCTATCTGCTATACCTGCGTCAACAATGGCTTTAGGCATCCCATAAACCACACATGAACTCTCATCCTGAACTATTGTCTTGCCTCCCTGCCGTTTTATTTCTTTCATGCCTTCAAGACCATCGAAGCCCATTCCGGTAAGAATCACGCCTACGCATCGAGGCCCATAAACTGGTGCGACACTGATCATCATCGGATCCACAGCAGGCCTAACATAATGCACCTTCGGACCCTCATCGAGATGGATTCGATTTTCCTTGAGCACCATATGTTTATTTCCAGGTGCTAACAAAGCCACTCCTTTCTCTATTCTGTCTCCTTCTTGAGCCTCCCTAACTTCGATGGACGAGATCCAGTTAAGGCGCTCTGCGAATGAACGTGTAAATCCCTCGGGCATATGTTGAACTATCAGGACGCCAGCTGGGAGATCAGAAGGAAGGCGGGAGAGAACTTCTGGAAGTGCCTTAGGGCCCCCTGTAGATGCTCCGATCATAATGACCCAGTCGCCAGCGGTTGATTTTACCTCACAACTTAGAATAGGTTTCTCATCTGAGGGTGGTAAAGGCCTTACTTCAGCCTTTGCTGCAGCCTTGACCTTTTGAATAATCAGATCTCTTTCCATCTCAAGATCTAACGATAGAGAGGCGCCGGTCTTTGGAATGAAGTCCACTGCGCCTCTTTCAAGAGATTTCAGTGTGAGTTCGCTCTGCCTTTTTCCAACAGCAGAGAGCATGACGACAGGAACTGGGCTTTCTACCATTATGTGTTGC contains:
- a CDS encoding chemotaxis protein CheA; translated protein: MDKTQYMDAFIEEARDNLQIVNSALLQLEEHGYSAEALKEAYRILHTIKGTAAVMGIEPISELSHVMEDFLDVLKERAQSPSKEQVSLLFCGLDTIERMLNELAYSGSTNSSIEEIKERIRCMLEETKKQKRIDSQNPVSRAGGGRFSLAGDQRQQLLEAVKEGKKLVKLTAYYSPGCKLKEGRAFQLIRNLSKVGIVISSLPTINEVKEEDAEFSILLATNHDDDELLRVAKNVTAIADANITTYEIEVEKEIQMEKESEEKKGSSTDTKGDGHSSGASIRVKAKLLDQLLNLVGEIMINNIRINQIASNLKNRELKQTLQSNARLMTDLQDIVLKTRMVPVDFIFKRFPRMVRDMAVESGKNIDFIMRGNDIEIDRSLLEEIGDALVHLLRNGVDHGLESKEQRIAAGKNPTGTLILSAFQEQGNVVITVEDDGRGIDPDKVARKAVEKGMISQEEADRMDERAKVNLIFLPGFSTAEKVTDISGRGVGMDVVKTKIQSLGGFVKVDTVIGKGTKFTLKLPPSMSIIRAMLIEVNKEKYAIPLENVRETVRVDTTKVHEVGSRAMFRLREEVLPVINIHSVFGGSITEQGKDVPAIIVEKNDNRACLLVSRLIGQQEIVVKSVGKDLRSTGYFSGATILGDGKVAMILDVGAFV
- a CDS encoding chemotaxis response regulator protein-glutamate methylesterase, which produces MTGPLRVLVVDDSAVMRKIIAEILEKDPSIRVIATAKNGMEAIRMVKEVHPDVVTMDIEMPVMDGLTALQHIMVESPVPVVMLSAVGKRQSELTLKSLERGAVDFIPKTGASLSLDLEMERDLIIQKVKAAAKAEVRPLPPSDEKPILSCEVKSTAGDWVIMIGASTGGPKALPEVLSRLPSDLPAGVLIVQHMPEGFTRSFAERLNWISSIEVREAQEGDRIEKGVALLAPGNKHMVLKENRIHLDEGPKVHYVRPAVDPMMISVAPVYGPRCVGVILTGMGFDGLEGMKEIKRQGGKTIVQDESSCVVYGMPKAIVDAGIADRVAAIDQIARHIVMAMTEVGV